Below is a genomic region from Persicimonas caeni.
TCCGACGGCCGAGAGCCCATGCGCTTTTGGCGAAGTTTGTCGAGCAGCACCGAGGCCTGACGCCACGAGTTCTTCGCCCGTTTGGGCAATGAGTTGATGAGCTTCTCGTGGGTGACGGCCGCCAGTGGGTCACTCTGGCTCTGCACGTACATCCAAATATCCTGGGAGCGCTTGGTTCCCACGCCGCGCCAGTGGCGCGCCAGGCGTAGGAAGCTAAGCTCGTCGCGCGGGTTGAACAAGAACTTGAGGTACGACAGCGCGTCTTTGATATGCGCCTGCTCGAAGAATCGGAGCCCCGAGCGCACCACGTAGGGAATCCCGCGGCGGGTCATCTCGACCTGCAACTCCATCGAGTGGTGGTGGGAGCGATAGAGCACGGCCATTTCGTCGAGGCCGAGCCCCTCGTCGGCGAGCTCGAGGATGCGCTGGCAGACGAATTCGGCTTGTTGCTCGACGTTGCGAAGCTTGATCAGGGCAGGCATTGGCCCGTCTCCGCGCGCCGATTCGAGTGTCTTCTGGAACTGGTTCTTGTTGAACCGGATGGAAGCATTCGCCAGGTCGAGGACCTGCGGCGTCGAGCGATAGTTGATCTCGAGCTTGTACTCGCGACAGGTCTCGTAGCGCTGGGGAAACTCGAGGATATTGCGGTAGTCGGCGCCGCGAAACGCATAGATGCTCTGACAGTCGTCGCCCACCACCATCAGGTTCTGGTGCTCGGAGGCCATCAGATCGACGATCTCACCCTGCAGATGGTTGGTGTCCTGATACTCGTCGACGAGCACATGCTCGAAGCGGCGCGCGTAGGACTGGCGCACGTCATCGTGCTTTTCGAGCAGGGTTTTCCAGTTCATGAGCAGGTCATCGAAGTCCATCAGGGACATCTCGACCTTACGGGTCTGGTAGAACCGAAAGATCCGCCGAATCGGCTCGGCCAGATGCTCGAAATAAGGGTAACGCTCGGCGAGGAGCTGCTCGACGGGCTTCTGCGTGTTGATGCAGTAGCTGTAGATGCGGCTGAGCACGCGCCCCTTCGGAAAACGCTGGTCGAGATGACCGACGTTGGCGTCGGCCACGCACGTCTTCATGAGCGTACCTGCGTCCTCCGAGTCGAGGATCGTGTAGTCATCCCCATAGCCCAGCTTGCTCGCCTCGCGGCGCAGGATGCGGTTGCCGATGCTGTGAAACGTCCCGCTCCACAGCGATGTCACGTTCAGGTTGAGCAGGTCGCACACGCGGTCGGTCATCGCCCGCGCGGCCTTATTCGTGAAGGTCAGCAGCAGGATATTCTCCGGCGGCACGCCCCGGTCGACGAGGTGCGCCACCCGGTAGGTCAACGTGTGCGTCTTTCCCGAGCCGGCCCCGGCGATGACGAGCATCGGCCCCCCGCCAGCAGTGACCACTTTACGCTGCTGTTCGTTGAGATCCTTTTCATAGTCGATGCCGGACTCACCGCTCGGGCGTTCCTTTTTGAGTGTGTAGCGCTTCACGGTTGCCTCTAGGGGTTGCCTTCTGACGATTGCAGCTGATTGGGCGTTCAGTGGTCGGTGGCTGAAGTGTAGGGCGAGGTTGCCGGGCTGCCAAGGGGCGAGTTTTTGGGGGCGATGTGGCGCGATCTCCGTTCGAACGGAAACAGAGAATGGCAAAAAAGCGGGGGCTGTAAGTTGTTGGTGTTGTTGTTCTTTTGGTTTTATTGGTGAGAAAAATCGAAAAAGTACGCAACGAAACGGCCTGTTTTGCCGAAAACCGTATATGAGGGGCATGGAGTTATGTACTTCAAACGCCTCTCGGACGAAGACTCGAAATCGCAGTCATCAAACATGAGGAAGGAAAACATGACGAACATGAACACAGTGAGTCACGGTGGAACGCGCGTCTACGAGGGAATGACCGACGAGTTTGACGATCTCAAGGCGCAGAAGAAGGAAATCGCAGAGCAGCGGGAGGCGATTAAAAACAACCCGAATCTCAGTGACAGCGAAAAGAATTCGCTTCTCGCCGACCTCGATCGCGCGGAAGCCGCCATCGATCAGGCGCTGGATTTCACTACTTCAAGCGGCAAGTACGATACAACGACTGGTAACAGGCGAAATGACGGAGACTTGGCTGCGGTACATGCTGCCTTGGGGCGTGCGGAGGCCATGATGGCGCGTGTCGACTCGGAGTTGAACGCGTCGGCGCCAAGCTCTCAATCCGTTTCGCAACCCCGCCGAGGCAGACGTCCCGCGACCACGGCACGAGGTTCGAGCAAGGCAGACTCAGCCGGCAGTACCAACCAAGCAGGCAGTTCTTCTGGCAGTAGTGGATTGGGGGCCATGGAGTTCAACGGAAAGAGCGTCGATCAGATGATTAATCTGATGAACAACGATCCAAAAGCGTTGATGGATCACTTGGGCTCCATCAAGGACCCAGAAGAGAAGCAGATGGCGATGAAGATGATCATGCAACGCCTGCAAGAGATCAATCAGATGTTCTCCATGATGAGCAACATGATGAAGTCGATGCATGATACCGCGAAGGCCGCCATCAATAACATGCGTGTGTGAGCCCGCGGCACGGAAGTATCTTCTCAGAAGTCACCTATGTTCGCAGTGCAGAACCTCGACAGCCGGAGATTAGATTCATGGAAGCAACAACTCGGGAAGCAAATGAGGAAGTCGAAACTCTCATCGGAGAGTTCGCGAGCCGCGTACTTGAAGGCAAGAGCGCTGCTGATTTGTTCGGTGTTGACGAAGACTTCGTATTTGACGTCGTCGATCGCGCCTACAACCTCTATCTCAATAAGAGCTATGAAAAGGCCGAAGTGCTACTCCGCGGCGCAACGGCGCTGGATGAGACACAGAGCTATCCGTTCTTGTTGCTTGGTGACGTTCTGCTGCAACGGGGATACTTCGCCGACGCAGCCGAGGTACTGAGTAAAGCGGAGGCGTTGGAGTCCGAGTCAGCAGAAGTGGCAGCAAAACTCGGTGAGGCTCAAGTGCAGGCCGGACAGGAGGAAGCGGCGATGGTGACTTTGCGGCGCGCAATGGAGCTACTCGACGATGACTCCGTGCACCGACCCCGGACGGAGGCGCTGCTGAACATGGCCAGCGACCGCACTGCAGCTCAAGTCGATGCAAAAGGTGATCAGTCGTGAGCCCGCATCGCCGCAAGCCAGATGTTGAAGCTAGTACAAGGGCGACTCGCCTGGCCATCCCCGACCACGCGCTCGCCGCGCTCGAGTACCAGGCGCGGCGGCACTACCGGCGTTGGTGGCTCGACGAGGCCGAGCGTCTGGCGCGCATGGTGGTGCGCTTCGACGTCGGCCGGCCCGGCGCCTGGTTTGTGCTGGGTGATATCGAGATGCGCCGGATGAACTGGGAGCGCGCATTCGGGCATTTCCAGCAGGCGGTAGACTGTCGTCGTGGCGACTCGATGGCCTGGTGCCGTGGTGCCGAGGCGCTCTATCGAATGGGTGAGCTCGAGCGCGCCGAGGATTGGGCTCGGCATGCGGTTTCGCTCGAGCCGCCCGGCGGCAATCCGGGGGCGAAGCGCGCCAAGAGGTTCTTGAACCGGCATCGCGCCGACTTCGAGAAGTCGCGCCTCCAGGAAGCTGACGCCAGTGCGGCTCCCACCCAGAAGCTCGAAGCGTTCACCACGCGGCCACAGCCCGAGCACCCGGCGAACATTCACTCGTTGGAGGACTATCGCAGCACGTCGGCGGAGTGAGCGGGGGAATGGCGAAGTAACATTTTGGTGTTAAACGGTCTCGCGCCTTGATATGTCGAGGCGCGAGGTCGTAACTTCAATGACGCGTCTTTTAGCGTCGCATTAATCAGCCGTATCTCGCCCTAGTAGACCGACAGTAGCGTAGTGAAACCACAATATCTCTTTCATTGGCTAGCGCATCGAGCAGGATGGAACCTCTGTTGGCTCGGGGCGAAGCTCCGATGGAAGCTGCAATACGAGTACGACGAGCCATTCCCCCAAGATGGCCCCGTGCTTCTGCTCAGTAATCATACCTCCGTGTTCGACCCGGTCTGGGTCGCCTGGGGCGGGTGGCGCCCGATGCACTACATGGCCAGTCAGCAGCTGTTTCGCTTCAAGGCATTCGGAGCGCTGATTGGTTCTCTGGGGGCCTTCCCCAAGATCAAGAATATGCACGACCCGGAGGCCAACGCGACGCTCGAGCGGCTGTACCGAGACGGGCGACCGATCGTGCTCTTTCCGGAGGGTGCGCGCACCTGGGACGGCCGCTTGGGCAAGCTTCGACCGGGCATCGGTCGGCTGATCAAGCGTCTGAACGCTCGGGTGGTGACGGCTCGCGTCACGACTGGCCACCTGCACCGTCCGCGTTGGGCGCCACATCGGCGCCACGTTCCCGTCCACGTGCGTTATTCGGCGCCGCGGACCTTCCCGCCAGAGATGAGCGCCCACGAAATCACCGCCGCGATTGCGGACGCCATCCGGATCGACCCGGGCGAAATCCGGGCACCGGAGGGCAGCTGGGGTGAGCGGCTGGCCGAGGGACTCCCGGACTATTTGTGGGCCTGCCCATCGTGCTTCGCGCTCGAGGCGCTGAGCGTGCACCACACTGATCGCGACTGCATCATGTGCGGTGAGTGCGATGCCCGCTGGCGCGTCGATGTGCACAACCGGATGCACCCGATCGGCGGTAGGGCGCAGGAGACCGCCGTCCATCGTGCTGCCATGGCGCTCGAAGCGCATTTCGGCAACCCGCCGGTTGCAGATCCAGAGGCGTTCGAAAAGGAGGGGGTCGTCCTCCAGAGCCCGAACATGCAGATCGGAGCCGTCCCTCGGGGAAGTCGCCAACTCGAACCCGTCGCCCATGGTCCCGCGACCCTCTACGAAGACCGCCTCGAATGCCATTCCCCCGGTCGCCAGCCGTGGACGTTGCCTCTCGACGAGGTGAAAGCCGTGTCCGTCGAGGTCCAGAGCGTTCTTCAAGTGCGCACGCAAGATCGTCTGTACCAATTGGAGCCCCAGGGCGAGAGCAACATCAAGTGGTCGCATTTCCTTCGACCTTGGAATCGCCTGGCGCGTGGAAAGGAGCTCGGAGTCAAGTCGCGATCCGTGCATCGTTGACACGCGAATGGGGTTTCACTACCTCTAGTTAGGTGGATATCGGCAATCTTTTGCACGTCTCGCGCCGCGCGCTGGTCTAACAGCGCAGCGCAGCGCCAAAGGGGCCGGTGTCGACATTTCAAGTCACTGCAACGGGATCGAGAAAGCATATGCAGTCTCTGACGCGCAACATCCGATTGGCCGCGCTCCTCGTGCTGAGCGTCGCGTTGGTAGGCTTGTCGGCCTGCAGCGACGACGACAGCACGAATAACAATATTGGTGAGGGCGGCGGCGGACGAATCATGGTCCAGCCGATCAGCGTGACCTTCTCGCGATTGGAACTCGGCACGACCGAGACCCGAGAGGTCACCATCTGGAATATCCATGACTCGGAGAGCCTGCGGCTCAACGACATCAACCTCGAAGCACGCGAGGGCGGCTCGATCGACGACTTGTCGCTGCAGAATGCCCCGGAGGCCGGAACGCTCATCGCGCCGGGCGAATCGGTCAAGATGCAAGTCGAGTTCACCGCTCGAGGCCAGGCCAACGCCGGCGTCATCAAGATCGTGAGCAGTGACACCGACTACACCAAAGACGAGCCGTATACGCTCGACGTGGACACGTTGGCGAACCGACCAGAGTTGGTGGTCGAGCCGGAGACGGTGCGCTTCCCGCGCCTTTCACCGCCGGACAGCGCCGATCAGGTGCTCGAGATTCGCAATTACGGCTCCGCGCCGCTGGTCATCCACCGAGTCTCATACTCCGGCGGTAGCGACTTTCGCATCGAAGAACCCCAGGGCGAGATCGTTCTCGAGCCGTACGACAGCAGCGCAGTCGAAGAGAGCCCCGATACTTATTTGCTCGACATCCCCGTGCACTATGCGCCGCAAGGCGGGGGCGGGGACAGCGGCGAGATTCTCATCGAGTCGAATGACACCCGTGGCGACACCAACGAGGACGGCCGAGGCGTCTATATCGTCGACGTGCGCGCCAACGCGCAGTCGCCGTGCATCTTGGTCGACGGCACGACCCGTCATTTCGGCCAGGTCCCCATCGGCGGTGAGTCCACCGACGTGGTCAGCGTGACCAACTGTGGTTCGGAGACCCTCGAGATCAGTGGTATCGAATTGTCCGAGAACACCGCGGACAATGAATTTGCTCTCGACCTCGGTAGCTGGGACGTCAACGGCGACGACCAGCTCGACGACGTGGTCGAGATCGAGCCCGGTGAGCGCGAGACCTTCCAGATCGACTACGGCCCCATTCAAGTCGGCAGCGACACTGGCAAGGCGCTCATTTTGAGCAACGACCCCGCCCAGTCGAGCCTCGAACTCGAGTTGGTGGGGCGCGGCTCCGACGGCCAATGTCCCGAAGCGGTTTTGACTGCCAAGGTCCGCGGCGTGAGTGCGGCTCCCCGCCCGACGGTGAGCGCAGCGCCGCTCGACTATATCATCTTGGACGCCTCCAATAGTGACGACCCGGATGGCCGCGTGGTCGACTACGAGTGGACCCCCCTGGAGCTGCCCGACGGGGCGCAGGACACGCTCGGGCCGACCGCCGAGGACCCCACCGATGATGATCCGTCGCGGCGCGAGTTCCGTGCGCTGCTCGCCGGAACGTACAAGTACGCCGTCGACGTCATCGATAACGAGGGCTTCCGTTCGTGCGAGCAGGCCGTGGCGACGATTGTGGCCACGCCCAACGAAAAGATTCACGTCGAGTTGACCTGGACCAACCCCGAAGATCCCGACGAGTCGGACGACAGCGGCAGCGACGTCGACGTCCACCTGGTCAAGATGGGACCGGGGCAGTGGTTCAAGTCGCCGTACGACATCTATTTCCGCAACCCGAATAGCGGCTCGGGCGGTGACTCCGGAATCTGGAACCCGGAGAGCCCCAGCCTCGATATCGACGATACCGACGGCGGTGGTCCCGAGAATATCCAAATGGACGATCCGGCCGACTGCGAGTGGTATGCGGTGGGGGTGCATTATTACCGACAACTCTTCGGTACGGCTTATGCCACCGTGCGCATCTACGTGAACGGCAACCCGGTCTACGAGCAGATCAACAAGCCGCTGCAGCGCGGCGGTCAGTTCTGG
It encodes:
- a CDS encoding ATP-dependent helicase yields the protein MKRYTLKKERPSGESGIDYEKDLNEQQRKVVTAGGGPMLVIAGAGSGKTHTLTYRVAHLVDRGVPPENILLLTFTNKAARAMTDRVCDLLNLNVTSLWSGTFHSIGNRILRREASKLGYGDDYTILDSEDAGTLMKTCVADANVGHLDQRFPKGRVLSRIYSYCINTQKPVEQLLAERYPYFEHLAEPIRRIFRFYQTRKVEMSLMDFDDLLMNWKTLLEKHDDVRQSYARRFEHVLVDEYQDTNHLQGEIVDLMASEHQNLMVVGDDCQSIYAFRGADYRNILEFPQRYETCREYKLEINYRSTPQVLDLANASIRFNKNQFQKTLESARGDGPMPALIKLRNVEQQAEFVCQRILELADEGLGLDEMAVLYRSHHHSMELQVEMTRRGIPYVVRSGLRFFEQAHIKDALSYLKFLFNPRDELSFLRLARHWRGVGTKRSQDIWMYVQSQSDPLAAVTHEKLINSLPKRAKNSWRQASVLLDKLRQKRMGSRPSDLLESVLDSGYADYARRTYDNIDNRIADLEQLANYADQYEDIDHFLGEISLLSGISGQEILVGGDVPDEYVTLSSIHQSKGLEWTAVFGLWLSDGMFPSSRAETDDEVEEERRLFYVMTTRAKDELYLCQPLMHYGRRGRRTVLRESDFIEELRYSDFLDKEPFEEWLVDG
- a CDS encoding tetratricopeptide repeat protein produces the protein MSPHRRKPDVEASTRATRLAIPDHALAALEYQARRHYRRWWLDEAERLARMVVRFDVGRPGAWFVLGDIEMRRMNWERAFGHFQQAVDCRRGDSMAWCRGAEALYRMGELERAEDWARHAVSLEPPGGNPGAKRAKRFLNRHRADFEKSRLQEADASAAPTQKLEAFTTRPQPEHPANIHSLEDYRSTSAE
- a CDS encoding choice-of-anchor D domain-containing protein, which produces MQSLTRNIRLAALLVLSVALVGLSACSDDDSTNNNIGEGGGGRIMVQPISVTFSRLELGTTETREVTIWNIHDSESLRLNDINLEAREGGSIDDLSLQNAPEAGTLIAPGESVKMQVEFTARGQANAGVIKIVSSDTDYTKDEPYTLDVDTLANRPELVVEPETVRFPRLSPPDSADQVLEIRNYGSAPLVIHRVSYSGGSDFRIEEPQGEIVLEPYDSSAVEESPDTYLLDIPVHYAPQGGGGDSGEILIESNDTRGDTNEDGRGVYIVDVRANAQSPCILVDGTTRHFGQVPIGGESTDVVSVTNCGSETLEISGIELSENTADNEFALDLGSWDVNGDDQLDDVVEIEPGERETFQIDYGPIQVGSDTGKALILSNDPAQSSLELELVGRGSDGQCPEAVLTAKVRGVSAAPRPTVSAAPLDYIILDASNSDDPDGRVVDYEWTPLELPDGAQDTLGPTAEDPTDDDPSRREFRALLAGTYKYAVDVIDNEGFRSCEQAVATIVATPNEKIHVELTWTNPEDPDESDDSGSDVDVHLVKMGPGQWFKSPYDIYFRNPNSGSGGDSGIWNPESPSLDIDDTDGGGPENIQMDDPADCEWYAVGVHYYRQLFGTAYATVRIYVNGNPVYEQINKPLQRGGQFWDVARIHWNQGVVTVQDVNTVMPAAPIGDEPEVTDGMRTLDGQNNPRYCTSQGLY
- a CDS encoding tetratricopeptide repeat protein, whose translation is MEATTREANEEVETLIGEFASRVLEGKSAADLFGVDEDFVFDVVDRAYNLYLNKSYEKAEVLLRGATALDETQSYPFLLLGDVLLQRGYFADAAEVLSKAEALESESAEVAAKLGEAQVQAGQEEAAMVTLRRAMELLDDDSVHRPRTEALLNMASDRTAAQVDAKGDQS
- a CDS encoding lysophospholipid acyltransferase family protein encodes the protein MKPQYLFHWLAHRAGWNLCWLGAKLRWKLQYEYDEPFPQDGPVLLLSNHTSVFDPVWVAWGGWRPMHYMASQQLFRFKAFGALIGSLGAFPKIKNMHDPEANATLERLYRDGRPIVLFPEGARTWDGRLGKLRPGIGRLIKRLNARVVTARVTTGHLHRPRWAPHRRHVPVHVRYSAPRTFPPEMSAHEITAAIADAIRIDPGEIRAPEGSWGERLAEGLPDYLWACPSCFALEALSVHHTDRDCIMCGECDARWRVDVHNRMHPIGGRAQETAVHRAAMALEAHFGNPPVADPEAFEKEGVVLQSPNMQIGAVPRGSRQLEPVAHGPATLYEDRLECHSPGRQPWTLPLDEVKAVSVEVQSVLQVRTQDRLYQLEPQGESNIKWSHFLRPWNRLARGKELGVKSRSVHR